TCAAGCCCCGCTTTGGGGGGTGGGTGAGGTGGACAGATGCACGTCCCGAGCATGGACGGTGACATAGGCACCACAGGCGAGCTCGGCTCTGGTGAACCTCTCCAGCTTCAGAAACAAGTGAAAAAGCAGCTTTCTGCAGAAGGTAAccgtccttctttccttccttccagaagGGCTGACtgtggaagagggagggaggtttTTAGGGCAGCCCAGGGGTCCCTGAGCACCTCTGTTCCTCCCATCACAAGGAAGGTCTATGCGCACAGGGTTCCTCATTCAGCTGGCTTCTCCAGATGTTGAATGACCAGGTAAGGGGGCACAGGGAGACCCCGGCTCAGGGACCCCCCTTGCCCTGCAGTGCCCTGCTTCCCCAGCCCGGGGGTCTGGCTCACCCTGACCACGTCTGTTTTCCTTTCAGCCAAACCCAAGCGAGGGTCCTCGGCGCCCAGGCCTGTGCGGGCTTCACATGGCAGGAAGACCCTCTGCAAGGGGAACAGGCAGGCCCCTCCCAGCCCACCAGCCTGGTTCCAGCGGCCCATTTGGTCAGCTTCCCCGCCACGGGCACCTGGTCCTTCCACACCCTGTCCCAGTGGGGCTGTCCGGGAAGACGCCTACCATGTGGGCACTCGGGGTGTGCCCAGCCCGGCCCTGGCTCAGGGAGGACCTCAGGGTTCCTGGAGATTCCTGCAGTGGAACTCGATGCCCGGGCTCCCGACGGACCTGGATGTAGGGGGCCCTTGGTTCCCCCACTATTTCAAACAGAGCTGCTGGGTCCCTGTCTCTTCTGAATGTGTGCAGCTCAAAAGACATTCACAGATGGAACACACCAGCCCCCAGATCACAAAGCCAACCATGTCCAGCCCCTCCCAGCACCGCAAGTCCTGCTACCAGAGTTCTGAATTCCGACGACACCACGAGCCTGCCTTTGTACTTCACACTCATGGAAGGATAGCCatcttcatgttttaaaataaatgttcactgtTGAAATGGTTTTAGatatacagaaaatttgaaaaggcACTATAGTACCTCCTACACCTTCCATCCAGCTGCCCCTGATAATGACATTTTGTAGTACCATGGCACATAagaaatttaggccaggtgtggtggctcacacctgtaatcccagcaatctgagaggtcgaggcaggaggttcagtttcacttgagcctagaagtctgagaccagcctgggaaacacaggtgGACCCTGGCTCTagagaaaagtcaaagaaattagccaggcatggtggcgtgtgcctatagtcccacctaatCAAGAGGCTTAGGCAGGACTGCTGGAGCCCCTGAGTTCCAGgaagcagtgagccatgattgcaccactgcactccagcctgggtgacagagtgagactttatctcttaaaaaaattaagaaatttaacgTGGGTAGAATCCTATTAACTAAATAATAATGTGAACTGTTATCTAAGGTTATTAAGGCTGTAATTATATTAATATGGTGAAATGTATTTGATTTCACCCATTTTTGCCTAACTTCTTGTGTCTGTCCCAAGGTCCCACCTCGGACTCACCCTCTGCCTTCAGCTCATGTCTCCTCAGCTTCCTCCAGATGGTCCAGCAAACACACACCTGGGCTGAATGGTAGAGCTGATTGTTCATACACAAGGGTAGACCTGTGGgcatggattttcttttctttctttctttgttttttagatggaagTTTTGCtctagcccaggctagagtacagtggcaggatctcggctcactgcaacttctgcctcccgggttcaagcaattctcctgcctcagcctccggagtagctgggactataggcgcttgccaccacgcctggctaatttttgaatttttgtattttagtagagatggggtttcatcagtttggccaggatggtctccatctcctgaccttatgatctgcccacctcagcctcccaaagtgctgggattacaggcgtgagccactatgcccagctcctGGGATTTTCAAACTTGTACAGTAAATGTTTTCCATGGTGTTCCACAGAGcacagtttgagaaacactttGACAGTGAATCCAGGCCTCAATATCCATCAGCTGCTCTTGCTGCATTGTGTGGAAGCTCAGTGAACACCTGCTCTACAGGGTGCATGTGAAAGGGACAAGGATGAGTAAGCGGCAGATAAAGAAGACAGGACACAGGGGGTCTGTCTAAGCTCTATCCCCTGCCTTCAGCACTGACGGATCAAATCCAATTCTTAGGGAATGGTGGCCACCTGCTGGGCCAGTTCCAGGCTCTGAGGATCTGAGAGTGAGTGACGCAGAGCCAGGCCTTGCCCTTGGGGAGCTCTCCAGCACACACCTCCCTCTGTCCTCCCAGCGCCCTGCAAAGCAGGCGTCAATGTCATTGTTAATGCACAGaggagggacctgactgttagacaGGTTCATGGGTTTTCCAGGGTCGCACAGCTTCTGGGAGACGGATGTGACCCTGAGGACAGGGCACAGGCCAGTGTAATGCCAGGATGGAATGAGCTGTGATCTGTGCTGCATAGAGGCCTAGGCCAAGGTGGGACTAACTGATGACAAGGTCAGCCAGGTCGCTGAAAACACTCTTGGGTCCTCACCTGCTGGCTCCCAGGAGGCCGGAACTGCCAGGAGACTGGTGGCAGGTCCCCCATCCTCAGCTGGGTGGGCCCGGATAGAATAACAAGGCGAGGGCACATTTCCCCGGCCATTCCCTCCAGGCGCAGCTGTGACCTGCTCATTCCAATTTTGTGGAAATATTTCCACACACACAGAATTGCAAGTAGCAGTGGACGTGGCGGGAGGCATTTGGACATGGGATAGGCAGTATTTTGGAGGCAGAGCCTCCAGGACTCGCTGATGGGTTAGCTGCCGGGCTTGAGCGGGGAAGGAGAATCGAGAATGATGTGTTCAAATCGGTTCATTCACCTCCTCCGTGCCAcgcctgtgctgggcactgggagaGACAGATGAGCCCAGGAGCCCTGGGCTGGGAGAGGTGTGGGAGGAAGCCCAGAGTGTCTGGGGAGGGTAGAAAGCCCAGAGTGTCTACTGAGAGCTGAGGGCTTATGTTCACCTGGGTACGGTCCAGATTCTCTGCATGGATGAGTACGGGCTGATCTGCCTGGAGGCGGAGCAGCTGCTGTTGGTAGTGACCAGCACGTTCAGGAACGGAGACTGCTGTGGCAACAGAGAGGTGGGTGGCCTGAGGTCTGGATGGTCTATGGGGTGGTCAGGCACGGCAGGATCTAGGAAAGGGTCTGGGGGATGCAGGACATCCTACGGAGGGCGTTTGGAAGTCAGTGCTCAGGTCACTCTGGATCACTCAGGTCATTTGTCGTAATTATTGCCATACGGGAGTATCATCTTTCCtatgacatattttatatatttctctgaATGGCCTACCTGTTTGTATTTACGAATTCATGTTTAAAGGAAACTTGTATCACTCTCACAAGTGGAAAGCCAGCAAAACATaaattcaatgaaaacaacatgaaaTTAATGAATTGTAGTTAGATGCTATTCCCTGACCAAGGCctgctctttctttgttttttaaaaagagtaatagGCAATGAGAGAGGTATTAAAGGTCTATTAGCACCAATTCGAGACTGTCTCTCCAGTGctcagaagaatgaaaatgtaattgaaggggaagaactaaaaaataaattatgaaaaggGAGTAAATACTTACCCTGGGATTTGACGCTAGTTCTGCTGGGTCACACACCTCCTGGGATCGTCTTGGGTTCCTGGAGAGCCAACCTTATTTCAGAGACTATAGGACCAATTGCTGTTGCTTCTACCAGGTTCCAAACCAGAAGAGAATCATAGCCCATTAGGAGGCCCTCTGGAGATGCCCTGCTATAAGGCAGACCCCCTCTGCCAGGGCTGGATGGGAGGAGGCCAGGCTGTTCCAGATCCCCCATTAAGGGGCAGGGCCCACACCAGTTGCTATAGTTTAGCTGGGGTGAGAGACAAGCTAAACTTGTCAGCTGACAACCAGGTCCTTGGCCAGGTGGCCCCATATGTAAACCAACTTTAATTGTGGGCCGGGAGCCATCTCCTGGCTGCTGTGGCCAGTTTTCCAGAAGAAGGGAAAAAGCagtgtttttttggttgttgttttgttttttcatcctGGTCTGAGAACACTGTCATTCCCTCTCTATCTAGAAACTGAAGAAATCCCTCTTCATGTTAAAACTGCTCACCAACAAATTCAGGTAAAGCTTCTTCCCTCCTCCTATACGTCCTAGCCCTTCCCTGTGTACTCAAAGTCTGGGTTCAGGGGATGGAACTGGGTGTGCATACGGGGTCTTCTCAGAGCTGACCAGGCACAGAGGGACCCTGGCTCAGAGGTTTGCCCTCGGAGTGTGTCACGGGTCAAGCCACGGAAACCCAGTCCCTCTCACAGGTCTGCAGGCCAAGCATGAGCTGGTCATAGGAGTTGGTGACAAGGCTGGGGGATCAAGAGGACCAGAAGGAGGTCTAGCTCCATGCTCCAGCTGGAGAGGAAGTGTCTGGGGCTGGCCCTCCAGGCTGTTGGTGTTGGGTGCTGGGTGCCAGGTACTGCTTACATGGGACACGAGTCTCCGTGTGTCCTCGGGCAGGTATGCTGTGTTTGACTTCGGCTCCAGCAAGTGCCCTCAGTTCTGAGCCtttactcctgacctcaaccagAAGCTCCCACCTGGGGGCCTCTCAGCTCACCCCGAtgggggaagaggaagagctCAGAGGGCAGGAGGACGCCTTCCGCAGCTGGGCCGTGCAAACCTTCAAGGTCGGTTCCCAGCCACAGCTGCTCCACAGCAGGGACATGACAGGGAGCATTCATGCCTAGGATATCTGTGCTGGCATCCTGGGTGCCATGACCTTTGCCCCTGGTCCTGTAGATGTGGTCCCAGACATGGGCCAGGGCCACGGGCCTGAGGGCTTAGGTCACTGCTGCTCTCCCTCAGTCCCCTAGAAGGGCTCCACCCTGTGCACACCACTCTGGGGGAGAAGGTGGCACAGGTACCCCCGTGCCCTTAGGGAGCTTCTGGTTAAAGTCTATCCCCCACTGACTACCTAGGACACCTCTTAACTACTGTGTATGTTTCAGCCATAGAGATCCTGGGGATAGGCACCACACAGTGGCGGGTCCACTTTGGATCCACTCAGTATCTCCTTAGCTCTTTAGTGACTTGGTTGACCCCGTCATTTAGGGAACCATTAACACCCATCTGCTCCAGCTTCTTCCAGGCAGCCCGTGAGACGTTTGATGTCCAAGGCAAACAGCACATTCAGATCCCCAAGCTCTACACCTCCAGTGTGACCAGGGACCTGCACCACTTCAGGCTCATGCAGGACTCACAGCCTTTGGACCTCAGCAAAGGGACCTGCTTATTTCAGGACACAGGGCTTGTTTGTGTTGTGGTTTGAGCCCTGAGCCCATGGTCAAGGAGACCTACGTCAAGGAGAGGACACTCCTGGGAGAAAGGCACAGATGGAGGAATTGCAGTTCAGGGAGGTGAAGTTGTTGCTAGGCTATGGCCATGTTGGGGTCTGAGCCCCAGTCTTCCAGCCGCGAAGGCAGCCAAGGGTCGTGAAGAAGGCGTCGCAGAGGTGATTCCAGGCCGTAGTGGTGAACTCTCCACTCTGCACCCCGGGGTGCTGTGCCCTGTGCCCTGACTAAGATAGTCCTGAAGGTTTCTACATGTTTAAGATCTCCCCAGTGTCAACGATGCACTCCTGTGCATCCCGAGCCGTGGAGATGTCCTGGGACTTTCCATTTTTAGGTTCCTAAATTGAATTTCCCAACACCTAGAAGCAACACGGCTGCCCTGTATCAGATCAAGGATCTTTATTTGTGATTCAGAAACAGtggaataaaaggaaaggaaagaaaaccccaACGGCCACCTCAGCAGGATGCCGCAAGTGTAGTGTCCAGGTGTCACTGACTCAGACATGTCGGGGCTTCCACCACCCACGCTCAAGAGCCACTTTGCCTGTTCACTGTCTCTGTGTCCTTCGCAGCCCTCAGCAGCATGCACGCCAAGAACGTGTTCACCATGAGGCTCAAATCTCGGCAGAATCTACAGAGTCCGCCATCCAGGTAAGGGAAAGTGCAGGGCTTCTCGGGTGATGCTCTGTTGATTTTCTTCTAATGAATGACAGACCAGAAGAAATCAGTCtttgaagggagaggagaggagcctCTGCTGGCATCAGCAGCCACACCATCGTAGAACGGGCTCACCTGGACCTGTGGCCGCCTGTGCTTCTACATCTAGTCTTGGTTAACCACGGCCACTTTTCCAGCTTGGACACTAAGCACCTGCTccacttcctctccttcctcattGAACTCTTTCACTAAAAGGAGAGTGCAAGACAGACTTAAACTGTTTGATTCATTCTGAAGAACTTTCAGGAAAAGTGTTGGCAGGGAAAGCGATTTCCCAGCTCTGGGAAACGAGCCTTGTGGATTATCTGCAGGTTTCATTAATCCGTGCTGTCCTCCCCACGTGCATTAGGAAAACTGGCCTTGGTTCTAATAAGAACAGGGTTTGTCCTGGCAACAAGGAAAGGTTTCTTCTGATGTCCACGTGTCTCCAAGGGGGATGCTTTCTTTAGGCAGAGGCTGTGGCCAAGCGCTCGGGGGCTCAGAGGGCTGCTGGGAAGGGGTGGGTCCCTCTCCTCCCCAGAGGGAAGCTCCCGGGGCCCTCTCAAGCACCCCTGCCTGTGGGGATCCCTCATCCCATGCTCAGGGTGGCGGCCCAGGCTTGTGGAACCAGCCAGGAAAATGAAAGGAGGGCACATTTCCTGGGGAATCTCGCCTGCCCATCAGGAGCCCTGGAGGAAATCCTGCAGTCACCTGAGGCGGcagcttcttcctctttttcttttttttttggacacggagtctcactcagttgcccaggctggagtgcagtggtatgatctcggctcactacaacatccgcctcctgggctcaagccattctcctgcctcagctt
This genomic stretch from Piliocolobus tephrosceles isolate RC106 unplaced genomic scaffold, ASM277652v3 unscaffolded_27033, whole genome shotgun sequence harbors:
- the LOC111520803 gene encoding LOW QUALITY PROTEIN: ubiquitin carboxyl-terminal hydrolase 6-like (The sequence of the model RefSeq protein was modified relative to this genomic sequence to represent the inferred CDS: substituted 1 base at 1 genomic stop codon), with amino-acid sequence MDMVEDSDTSEEREDIIMKYEKGHRAGLPEDMGPEPVGIYSSIDHFGIVQMACPGDLKPAQWRSFAQRLSALRQMRREMRCKSKWMKMLGQWETYKNSKNLMKXVYKGIPMNVRTQVWSVLLNIQEIKAKTPRKFQLQKQVKKQLSAEAKPKRGSSAPRPVRASHGRKTLCKGNRQAPPSPPAWFQRPIWSASPPRAPGPSTPCPSGAVREDAYHVGTRGVPSPALAQGGPQGSWRFLQWNSMPGLPTDLDVGGPWFPHYFKQSCWVPVSSECVQLKRHSQMEHTSPQITKPTMSSPSQHRKSCYQSSEFRRHHEPAFILCMDEYGLICLEAEQLLLVVTSTFRNGDCCGNREKLKKSLFMLKLLTNKFRSSHLGASQLTPMGEEEELRGQEDAFRSWAVQTFKAARETFDVQGKQHIQIPKLYTSTLSSMHAKNVFTMRLKSRQNLQSPPSRPELQLGEHLGDCPGNQPALVQGILEHVVKGPAPHQTVRLESEDES